One genomic region from Verrucomicrobiia bacterium encodes:
- a CDS encoding DUF1549 domain-containing protein: MSTSSSNQPRRRSSLFLALLGTVLVSSPLVAAEKIDFVRDIQPIFQQSCLKCHGPETHKSNYRLDAKASALHGGDYHAPNIIPGKSSESPLVRFITGQDEKLVMPPKGERLNEKQIALVRAWIDQGAEWPESASVKLEDKLDWWSLKPLTKPAVPKVQGSKFKVQNPIDAFIVAKLQKKGLPQSPEADRRTLIRRLYFDLIGLPPKPEEIESFIADKDPQAYEKLVDRLLASPRYGERWARHWLDVVHYGDTHGYDKDKPRPNAWPYRDYVIRAFNEDKPYARFVQEQIAGDVMYPGTRDGIEALGFIAAGPWDFIGHAEVPESKTDGKIARHLDRDDMVANTMQTFNSLTVGCAQCHNHKFDPISQEDYYSLQAVFAALDRSDKKYFTDAALTKRFNELENQQQALSAKKKANEAKIKQLGGKELVALDEQIAATSKKSLGNTRSEFGYHSAIAKEQNTQKWVQVDLGKSVVIDKVVLQPCYDDFNGIGSGFGFPLRFKIEASDDAEFKTGRVIITSQEKADVRNPGTRPQNYTSSGATGRYVRITATKLALRKDDYIFSLAELEVYDSTGHNLAASAPVSALDSIEAPPRWRKANLVDSVAPLPDPDISGQVADLESKRAKLLEGLLDANAKTEQAQVEKDLNQTKIELAAFPKPDVVYAGTVLHGSGNFAGTGANGGKPRPIHLLNRGSVLAPGKEVLPGALQAITWLPGRFEQVAQSAEGERRVELAKWLTDEKNPLTWRSIVNRVWQYHFGKGLAETPNDFGRMGIQPMHPELIDWLAMEFRDGGQSLKQLHKLMVTSATYRQASDVQSLKGSNAKKGNRLNDSTIQPFNEARAIDADNRYLWRMNRRKLDAEGVRDSVLFVSGKLNLKMGGPAFQDFVIEKPEHSPHYQYHLHNPDDPQTHRRSIYRFIVRSQMQPFMTTLDCADPSMQVGKRNESLSPLQALALMNNGLMVTMSKHFAAKLEAGGGDVMAQIERGFYEVTGRKPTKDEAQKLAAYAKEFGMTNMCRVLLNLNEFSFVD, encoded by the coding sequence GTGAGCACCAGCAGTTCCAATCAACCAAGACGTCGCTCATCGCTATTCCTCGCGTTGCTGGGAACTGTACTGGTCAGCTCACCCTTAGTCGCCGCTGAGAAAATTGATTTCGTCCGTGATATCCAACCTATCTTCCAGCAGAGCTGCCTGAAATGTCACGGGCCCGAAACTCATAAGAGTAATTATCGTCTGGATGCCAAAGCCAGCGCGTTGCACGGCGGTGATTATCACGCACCGAACATCATCCCCGGCAAAAGCAGCGAAAGCCCGCTCGTCCGTTTCATCACCGGTCAGGATGAAAAACTCGTCATGCCGCCGAAAGGCGAGCGGCTGAACGAGAAACAGATCGCGCTCGTGCGTGCGTGGATCGATCAAGGCGCGGAGTGGCCCGAGAGCGCCAGTGTGAAGCTGGAGGATAAACTAGATTGGTGGTCGCTCAAGCCGCTCACGAAGCCCGCAGTTCCTAAGGTTCAGGGTTCAAAGTTTAAGGTTCAGAATCCGATCGATGCTTTTATCGTCGCGAAGCTACAGAAGAAGGGTCTGCCGCAATCACCGGAAGCCGATCGACGCACATTGATCCGTCGGCTCTATTTCGATCTCATCGGCTTGCCGCCGAAGCCGGAAGAGATCGAGTCATTCATCGCAGATAAAGATCCGCAGGCTTACGAGAAGCTGGTGGATCGTTTGCTCGCTTCACCGCGATACGGCGAGCGTTGGGCGCGGCATTGGCTGGACGTGGTGCACTACGGTGACACGCACGGTTACGATAAGGACAAGCCACGCCCGAACGCGTGGCCGTATAGGGATTACGTCATCCGCGCCTTCAATGAAGACAAGCCCTACGCGCGCTTCGTGCAGGAACAGATCGCGGGCGATGTCATGTATCCCGGCACCCGCGATGGCATCGAGGCGTTGGGCTTCATCGCGGCCGGGCCGTGGGATTTCATCGGTCACGCGGAAGTGCCCGAGAGCAAGACCGATGGCAAGATCGCGCGGCACCTGGATCGCGATGATATGGTGGCGAACACGATGCAAACTTTTAACAGCCTCACCGTGGGCTGCGCGCAGTGTCACAACCACAAGTTCGATCCCATCTCGCAGGAAGATTACTACTCGCTGCAAGCCGTGTTCGCCGCGCTGGATCGCTCGGATAAAAAATACTTCACCGATGCCGCGCTGACGAAGCGTTTCAATGAGCTGGAGAATCAGCAGCAAGCGCTTTCGGCGAAAAAGAAAGCCAACGAGGCGAAGATCAAGCAACTGGGCGGGAAAGAACTCGTCGCGCTGGATGAGCAGATCGCGGCGACTTCGAAAAAGAGCTTGGGCAATACGCGTTCTGAATTTGGTTATCACAGTGCCATCGCCAAAGAGCAGAACACGCAGAAATGGGTGCAGGTGGATCTGGGCAAGAGCGTGGTGATCGACAAGGTGGTACTGCAACCGTGCTATGATGATTTCAACGGTATCGGTTCAGGTTTCGGTTTCCCTCTACGCTTCAAGATCGAGGCGAGCGATGATGCGGAGTTCAAGACCGGTCGCGTCATCATCACCTCGCAGGAGAAAGCGGATGTGCGCAATCCCGGCACGAGACCGCAGAACTACACTTCCTCAGGAGCCACGGGCCGCTACGTGCGCATCACGGCGACGAAGCTGGCCTTGCGCAAGGATGATTACATTTTCTCGCTCGCGGAGTTGGAGGTCTATGACAGCACGGGCCATAACCTCGCGGCGAGCGCGCCCGTAAGTGCACTGGATTCCATTGAGGCACCGCCGCGCTGGCGGAAGGCGAACTTGGTCGATTCAGTCGCGCCCTTGCCCGATCCCGACATCTCCGGGCAAGTCGCCGATCTAGAAAGCAAACGGGCGAAGTTGCTGGAAGGTCTGCTGGATGCGAATGCCAAGACGGAGCAGGCGCAGGTGGAGAAAGACTTGAATCAAACGAAGATCGAGCTGGCGGCGTTTCCGAAGCCGGATGTCGTCTATGCAGGCACGGTGCTTCATGGCTCGGGGAACTTCGCCGGCACGGGCGCGAATGGCGGCAAGCCCCGCCCCATCCATCTGCTGAATCGCGGCAGTGTGCTGGCACCGGGGAAGGAAGTGCTGCCGGGCGCATTGCAAGCCATCACGTGGTTGCCGGGACGTTTTGAGCAAGTGGCGCAAAGTGCGGAAGGAGAACGGCGCGTGGAGTTGGCCAAGTGGCTGACAGATGAGAAAAATCCGCTGACGTGGCGCAGCATCGTTAACCGCGTGTGGCAATATCACTTCGGCAAAGGCTTGGCCGAAACACCGAATGATTTCGGCCGCATGGGCATCCAACCAATGCATCCGGAACTGATCGACTGGTTGGCGATGGAGTTCCGCGATGGCGGACAATCGCTCAAGCAGTTGCACAAGCTGATGGTGACGAGCGCGACGTATCGGCAGGCATCGGACGTTCAATCGTTAAAAGGTTCAAACGCTAAAAAGGGCAATCGCTTGAACGATTCAACGATTCAACCTTTTAACGAAGCACGGGCGATTGATGCCGATAACCGCTATCTCTGGCGGATGAACCGGCGCAAGCTGGACGCGGAAGGTGTGCGGGACAGCGTGCTGTTTGTGAGTGGCAAGTTGAACCTGAAGATGGGCGGCCCGGCGTTTCAGGATTTCGTCATCGAGAAGCCGGAGCATTCGCCGCATTACCAGTATCATCTGCATAACCCGGATGATCCGCAGACGCATCGGCGTTCCATCTATCGCTTCATCGTGCGCTCGCAGATGCAGCCCTTCATGACCACGCTGGATTGTGCGGACCCCTCCATGCAAGTGGGCAAACGCAACGAAAGCCTGTCACCCCTGCAAGCCCTTGCGCTCATGAACAACGGCCTGATGGTGACGATGTCGAAACATTTCGCTGCGAAACTGGAGGCCGGTGGTGGTGACGTGATGGCACAGATTGAACGTGGCTTTTATGAAGTGACCGGCCGCAAACCCACCAAAGACGAGGCGCAGAAGCTGGCGGCTTATGCGAAAGAGTTTGGGATGACGAACATGTGTCGCGTTCTGTTAAACCTCAACGAATTCAGTTTTGTGGATTGA
- a CDS encoding GxxExxY protein, with protein MHTHYERACGLTAEIIGGAIEVHRDKGAGLIESIYEKCFLHEMSLRNLKTLSQKLVLVKYKGLVFEEPLRFDVLVEDCVLVELKAVQEVLPIHKAQLMSYMKLLDVPLGLVINLHETKLTEGVHRMILPGANQ; from the coding sequence ATGCATACACATTACGAAAGAGCATGCGGTCTGACGGCTGAGATCATCGGCGGCGCCATAGAGGTGCATCGCGATAAAGGTGCCGGGTTGATTGAAAGCATCTACGAAAAGTGTTTTCTCCACGAAATGTCTCTTCGCAACTTAAAGACGCTCAGTCAAAAGCTGGTTCTCGTAAAATATAAGGGCTTGGTGTTTGAGGAGCCGCTTCGCTTTGACGTCTTGGTCGAAGACTGTGTTTTGGTTGAGCTTAAAGCAGTACAGGAAGTGTTACCCATTCATAAGGCTCAATTGATGAGCTATATGAAACTGCTCGATGTACCCTTGGGCCTCGTCATCAATCTCCATGAAACCAAACTGACCGAAGGTGTCCATCGCATGATACTCCCCGGTGCTAACCAATAA
- a CDS encoding DUF1501 domain-containing protein, translated as MNNNSPWHRMQAKSSMSRREFLWSSGGGLGGIALAGLLGQQGLLAKETTKSTSQPLPHFPPKAKRVVQLFMAGAASHIDLWDFKQELIKQNGKPSDFGEKVEAFQNGLGPWKKPVWDFKAYGRSGKPISEVVSALGPCVDDIAFIHNLVGKSGVHSAATLLQATGFQLPGFPGMGSWVSYGLGSENENLPTFVVLPDHRGMASNGVKNWDAAFLPSQHSGTVIYPGNETPIADLYPHKNGNYITPGSEAAAQRLMASLNQQHADQREGDGRLESRIRSYELAARMQLSAPEALDVSKEPDYILDMYGIDRSTKEWPKEINAAEEADYFGRKCLVARRLLERGVRFVQIWSGNDNGFPRRNWDSHEDVERDHGPLAMGMAKGTAALIQDLKQRGLLEDTIILWTTEFGRMPSTQGGLGRDHNPYCFTNWLCGGGIKGGVTHGESDQWGYKPLDRDNPTLVYDIHATVLKLLGMDHTKLTFRHNGIDRRLTDVHGHVIPQIMA; from the coding sequence ATGAATAACAACTCTCCATGGCACCGGATGCAGGCTAAATCGTCGATGAGCCGACGTGAGTTCTTGTGGTCCAGTGGTGGCGGGTTGGGCGGCATTGCATTGGCAGGATTACTCGGGCAGCAAGGTTTGTTGGCAAAGGAGACGACCAAGAGCACATCCCAGCCGTTGCCACATTTCCCGCCGAAGGCCAAGCGCGTCGTGCAGCTCTTCATGGCGGGGGCGGCGAGCCATATTGATCTTTGGGATTTCAAGCAGGAGCTCATCAAGCAGAATGGGAAACCTTCCGACTTCGGTGAAAAAGTGGAGGCGTTTCAGAATGGGTTGGGACCGTGGAAGAAGCCGGTCTGGGATTTCAAGGCGTATGGACGATCCGGCAAGCCGATCAGCGAAGTAGTTTCCGCTTTGGGTCCGTGTGTGGATGATATCGCGTTCATTCACAATCTCGTCGGCAAATCCGGTGTGCACAGTGCGGCTACGTTGTTACAGGCGACGGGCTTTCAGTTACCCGGTTTTCCCGGCATGGGCAGTTGGGTGAGTTACGGTTTGGGCAGCGAGAATGAAAATCTGCCGACGTTTGTGGTGCTGCCGGATCATCGCGGCATGGCTTCGAATGGCGTGAAAAACTGGGATGCGGCATTTCTCCCTTCGCAGCATAGCGGCACGGTGATTTATCCAGGAAACGAAACGCCCATCGCGGACCTGTATCCACATAAGAATGGGAACTACATCACCCCCGGCAGTGAAGCGGCGGCGCAACGCTTGATGGCTTCACTCAACCAGCAGCATGCCGATCAACGTGAAGGCGATGGGCGACTGGAATCACGCATCCGCAGCTATGAACTCGCCGCGCGCATGCAACTCAGTGCGCCGGAGGCCCTCGATGTCTCGAAGGAGCCGGATTACATCCTCGATATGTATGGCATCGACCGCTCCACGAAAGAGTGGCCGAAGGAGATCAATGCGGCGGAAGAGGCGGATTACTTCGGGCGCAAATGTCTCGTGGCCCGAAGGCTCTTGGAGCGCGGCGTGCGTTTCGTGCAGATCTGGTCGGGTAATGACAATGGCTTCCCGCGCCGCAATTGGGATTCACATGAGGACGTGGAGCGCGATCACGGCCCGCTCGCCATGGGTATGGCGAAAGGGACGGCGGCGCTCATCCAAGATCTGAAGCAACGCGGCCTGCTGGAAGACACCATCATTCTGTGGACAACAGAGTTTGGCCGCATGCCCTCCACGCAGGGCGGCCTGGGGCGCGATCACAATCCCTACTGCTTCACGAACTGGCTGTGCGGTGGTGGCATCAAAGGCGGCGTGACGCATGGCGAGAGCGATCAGTGGGGTTACAAGCCCTTGGACCGCGATAATCCCACGCTGGTGTATGACATCCATGCCACCGTGTTGAAGTTGCTGGGCATGGATCACACGAAGTTGACGTTCCGCCACAACGGCATTGATCGCCGCCTCACGGATGTGCACGGACATGTGATCCCGCAGATCATGGCGTAG
- a CDS encoding spermidine/putrescine ABC transporter substrate-binding protein, with product MRSDISIRSILSSPLRAFAFLWLFAIFIPRASQAAELHLLCWTEYVPKTVIEGFERKTGAKVLLEHYNSNEQLLAMLKAKPAYYDLVQPSGFYVETLAKQGGLEILDYSNIPNAKHLDPKYRGLMHDPENRYSVPWLAGTVGIVVNTERVKEPITTWADVFSGKHSGRIAVVDDHREMAAWALASLGMPITNVSNEALQKTVPVLEKWLPQIAVFDSDSPKDALLNSKADIGIVWSGEAAALWLKDRKYRYVLPKEGAHMFLDSLAIPKGAPAKALAEEFINHCLEPKASVLISNEYPYTNPNLAARKLLTPPQRENPASYPPEHLKLSPLRNHGNTTVDVHRFVQGIRDRVRKK from the coding sequence ATGCGGAGCGATATTTCCATCCGGTCAATCCTCTCTTCGCCGCTACGGGCGTTTGCCTTCCTTTGGCTGTTCGCTATTTTTATCCCGCGCGCTAGTCAGGCCGCAGAATTACATCTGCTCTGCTGGACGGAATACGTACCGAAAACGGTGATTGAAGGATTTGAGCGCAAGACCGGCGCGAAAGTCCTGTTGGAGCACTACAACTCCAACGAGCAGTTGCTCGCTATGTTGAAGGCCAAGCCCGCTTATTACGACTTGGTCCAACCGAGTGGCTTCTACGTGGAGACTTTAGCCAAGCAAGGCGGTCTTGAAATTCTCGATTACTCAAACATCCCCAATGCCAAACATCTGGACCCGAAATATCGCGGGCTGATGCACGACCCGGAGAATCGCTATAGCGTGCCATGGCTGGCGGGCACGGTTGGAATCGTCGTGAACACGGAACGCGTCAAAGAACCCATCACCACGTGGGCAGATGTGTTCAGCGGCAAACATTCTGGTCGCATCGCAGTAGTGGATGATCATCGTGAGATGGCCGCATGGGCGCTGGCCTCTCTGGGAATGCCGATTACCAATGTGAGCAATGAGGCGTTGCAGAAGACCGTGCCGGTTCTGGAGAAATGGCTGCCACAGATCGCCGTGTTCGATTCCGACAGCCCGAAGGATGCATTACTGAACAGCAAAGCAGACATTGGCATCGTGTGGAGCGGCGAAGCAGCCGCGCTGTGGTTGAAAGATCGGAAGTATCGCTATGTGCTGCCGAAAGAAGGCGCCCACATGTTCCTCGACAGCCTCGCTATTCCGAAAGGCGCTCCGGCCAAAGCACTGGCTGAAGAGTTCATCAATCATTGTCTGGAGCCCAAAGCAAGCGTGCTTATCAGCAACGAATATCCTTACACGAACCCGAATCTCGCCGCACGCAAGCTGCTCACTCCACCACAACGCGAGAATCCGGCTAGCTATCCCCCGGAACATCTAAAGCTCTCTCCATTGCGCAACCACGGAAACACCACGGTAGATGTTCATCGCTTTGTACAAGGCATCCGCGACCGTGTGCGGAAGAAATAG
- a CDS encoding alkaline phosphatase D family protein produces MKTPRKVSRRKFISTSVAVTAGTIAVAGVASQTAVAAVKVDGFRSQWDQCFDRVWLGPEYWANPLQDWQIKDGRVECVNAALGRNVHLLTRQLGRQTGSLQMSVRLGRVGGNLNQGRGSAGFSIGVQGPLKEYRNSLLYGKGLDAGITGEGGLFIGEVRSATAGAMKLDVKEVELRLMAEPAGDGYRVTLSVFDTTGKSLGETLRNDIKPEQLAGNLVLAVNYGTAQGGGGANAKGKAKGKAGEANPAGTGTFWFADWKVSGTKVVAHEEQAFGPVLFTQYTLSRGILRLSAQMPPVGEKESQTARLEVRSGNAWMKLSEEKIHPEARTVTFTSEKWDGRSAKDYRVAFTQKFKDGKSQEAYWNGTIRHDPVDQATIGVLDVSCNIHAAFPNHGYVANAAKLNPDFIAFTGDQFYESSGGFGVQRAPLDKAMIDYLRKWYIHGWTWRELTKDRPSISLPDDHDVYQGNLWGEAGEGKKTTQEAGGYDMPVEWVNVVHRTQTSHHPDPYDATPCKRGTTNYYGPVTYGGISFALLADRQYKSGPEGKVPKTDTPRGDHVKDLNFDPKTADVPGLQLLGEKQMQFLREWVTDWRGAEMKAVISQTVFTAMATTHGSPDGLLRADYDSNAWPQTPRNEALKIIRKAFAFHIAGDQHLPALVHYGVDTHRDAGVGFAGPAVNVGYPRWWKPETTQRVRKGGGKELTGDFTDHFGNPMTVIAFKNGLETPQDPDVLKFMENKASGLGMIRFNKAKGQVVVECWPYLADPTKPGTQFPGWPVTLSTRDNYAREATAYLPALEISSLKQPLIEVIEEKTGELVYALRLRDKKFQPHVFVAGKYTVKVSEPESSKGKVLNGLVAKTRNTETLKV; encoded by the coding sequence ATGAAAACCCCACGGAAAGTCAGCCGCAGGAAATTTATTTCCACGTCCGTCGCCGTCACCGCCGGAACCATCGCGGTGGCGGGAGTTGCTTCACAGACGGCTGTGGCAGCGGTAAAGGTGGATGGTTTTCGCAGCCAATGGGACCAGTGTTTTGACCGTGTGTGGCTTGGACCGGAATACTGGGCGAACCCTCTGCAGGACTGGCAGATCAAGGACGGACGTGTAGAATGCGTGAACGCCGCCTTGGGGCGCAATGTTCACCTGCTCACCCGGCAGCTAGGCAGGCAAACGGGATCATTGCAGATGAGCGTGCGGCTCGGCCGGGTAGGCGGAAATCTCAATCAGGGCCGGGGATCGGCGGGGTTTTCCATCGGTGTGCAAGGGCCGCTCAAGGAATACCGGAACAGTCTGCTCTACGGCAAAGGGCTGGATGCGGGCATCACCGGTGAAGGCGGTTTGTTCATCGGCGAAGTTCGTTCCGCTACTGCTGGAGCAATGAAGCTGGACGTGAAAGAGGTGGAATTGCGTTTAATGGCAGAGCCCGCTGGCGACGGTTATCGGGTGACGCTTTCCGTATTTGATACAACTGGAAAGTCACTGGGGGAAACCTTACGCAATGACATCAAACCCGAACAGTTGGCGGGCAATCTGGTGCTGGCTGTCAACTATGGCACCGCACAAGGTGGCGGCGGTGCCAATGCCAAGGGAAAAGCGAAAGGCAAAGCGGGTGAAGCGAACCCTGCCGGAACTGGAACTTTCTGGTTTGCCGATTGGAAAGTCAGCGGCACGAAAGTGGTGGCCCATGAAGAACAGGCCTTCGGGCCGGTCCTTTTCACTCAATACACCTTGAGCCGCGGCATCCTGAGGCTGTCGGCACAGATGCCTCCCGTTGGCGAAAAAGAATCACAAACTGCCCGGCTGGAAGTGCGCTCTGGAAATGCTTGGATGAAACTTTCAGAGGAAAAGATTCATCCCGAAGCGCGGACAGTCACCTTCACTTCTGAAAAATGGGATGGAAGATCTGCAAAAGACTATCGCGTGGCTTTCACTCAGAAGTTCAAGGACGGAAAATCGCAGGAAGCATATTGGAACGGGACCATTCGCCACGATCCGGTGGATCAGGCCACGATCGGTGTGCTGGATGTCTCGTGTAATATCCATGCCGCTTTTCCCAATCACGGCTATGTGGCCAATGCCGCCAAACTGAACCCCGACTTCATCGCGTTCACTGGAGATCAGTTCTACGAATCCAGCGGCGGTTTCGGTGTTCAAAGAGCGCCGCTGGACAAGGCGATGATCGATTACTTGCGCAAGTGGTACATCCACGGCTGGACCTGGCGCGAACTGACGAAGGACCGGCCCAGCATCTCTCTCCCGGATGATCACGATGTCTATCAAGGCAATCTCTGGGGCGAAGCGGGCGAAGGCAAGAAAACGACTCAGGAAGCCGGCGGTTACGACATGCCGGTGGAATGGGTGAATGTGGTGCACCGTACGCAGACTTCGCATCACCCAGATCCGTATGATGCCACGCCGTGCAAGCGCGGCACCACGAATTACTACGGGCCAGTGACCTACGGCGGCATCAGCTTCGCCTTGCTGGCCGACCGGCAGTACAAGTCCGGCCCGGAAGGTAAAGTACCGAAGACGGACACGCCGCGTGGCGATCATGTGAAGGATCTGAACTTCGATCCGAAGACGGCGGATGTGCCGGGCTTGCAATTGCTGGGCGAAAAGCAGATGCAGTTCTTGCGCGAGTGGGTGACCGACTGGCGCGGAGCGGAGATGAAGGCCGTCATCTCGCAAACTGTTTTCACAGCCATGGCCACGACGCATGGTTCACCAGATGGACTGTTGCGCGCGGATTATGATTCCAACGCATGGCCGCAGACACCACGCAATGAAGCATTGAAGATTATCCGCAAGGCGTTCGCCTTCCATATCGCCGGAGACCAGCACTTGCCGGCGCTTGTCCATTACGGTGTGGATACGCATCGCGATGCGGGTGTGGGCTTTGCCGGTCCGGCGGTGAATGTCGGCTACCCACGCTGGTGGAAGCCGGAGACAACCCAACGCGTGCGCAAAGGCGGCGGCAAGGAATTGACCGGCGATTTCACAGATCATTTCGGCAATCCTATGACCGTGATCGCTTTCAAGAACGGTCTGGAAACACCGCAAGACCCGGATGTATTGAAATTCATGGAGAACAAAGCTTCTGGCCTGGGCATGATCCGATTTAACAAGGCGAAGGGACAAGTGGTCGTGGAATGCTGGCCATATCTGGCTGACCCGACTAAACCGGGCACACAGTTTCCTGGCTGGCCGGTGACATTGAGCACACGCGACAACTATGCACGCGAGGCCACCGCTTACCTGCCCGCCCTGGAGATCAGCAGCTTGAAACAACCTTTGATCGAAGTCATCGAGGAAAAAACAGGGGAACTTGTCTATGCGTTACGCCTGCGTGATAAAAAATTCCAGCCGCATGTCTTTGTTGCCGGCAAATACACCGTAAAGGTTTCCGAACCCGAAAGCAGCAAGGGTAAAGTCCTGAATGGACTCGTAGCGAAGACGCGGAACACGGAAACGCTTAAAGTCTGA
- a CDS encoding SMI1/KNR4 family protein: protein MSLHPYGRLTASRLEKFEATLGFPLPPDYHDFLLQSNGGKFQGATVLVTGLNEKVALDSFLGLDLEPRLNLEFVSEEYHKDIPPGCLLIGTDPGGGLVLLSTNAKWSGIYYWDHSFWFEKSTAENNIYPLARSLTDLLRAVG from the coding sequence ATGAGCTTGCATCCTTATGGACGCCTGACGGCCAGCCGTCTGGAAAAATTTGAAGCGACACTGGGTTTTCCTTTGCCTCCAGATTATCATGATTTTTTACTGCAAAGTAATGGCGGCAAATTCCAGGGTGCGACCGTGCTGGTGACCGGCTTGAATGAAAAGGTGGCGCTAGACAGTTTTCTGGGATTAGACCTGGAACCACGCCTCAACTTGGAGTTCGTGAGCGAAGAGTATCACAAAGACATTCCCCCAGGATGCCTCCTTATCGGCACCGATCCAGGCGGCGGACTCGTGCTCCTAAGTACAAACGCCAAATGGAGCGGCATTTACTATTGGGACCACTCGTTCTGGTTTGAAAAATCGACGGCGGAGAACAATATCTACCCGCTGGCCAGATCGTTGACTGACTTGCTGAGAGCGGTGGGTTAG
- a CDS encoding cysteine desulfurase family protein, with the protein MIYFDHNATALLSAASREAWLRASEEFIGNPSSPHRLGSRADRALNEAREELAALLGCDALDIVWTSGATESNNLVLHHIAQDLPPAGEVWISAIEHPCVLEAAKKWLPNRHRLLPVTRAGLIDLAWLEQEMKKNRPALVVSMAANNETGILQPWSEVLALCREASVPFFCDAAQWIGKLPGKGLGRCDFVSGSAHKFGGPRGVGFLKCPSKGKVHPLLVGGPQEEGRRAGTENVAGVLSMLTALREREGALANGAHLGLQKARDDFEKTLRENLSGSDIVGAGQPRLWNTVSVLMPEADCQQRWVVKLDKAGFAVSTGSACSSGKEVASHVLTAMGYGPSDSSRVLRFSSGWETPIEAWEKLNVALRQVQSGMKKTL; encoded by the coding sequence ATGATCTACTTCGACCATAATGCCACGGCCCTGCTAAGCGCTGCCTCTCGGGAAGCATGGTTGCGTGCGTCAGAAGAGTTCATTGGCAATCCCTCCAGTCCGCATCGCCTGGGCAGCCGCGCAGATCGCGCTCTGAATGAAGCGCGTGAAGAGCTCGCCGCGTTGCTCGGTTGCGATGCGCTCGACATCGTGTGGACTTCAGGCGCCACGGAATCCAACAACCTCGTCCTCCATCACATTGCGCAAGATTTGCCGCCGGCTGGTGAGGTGTGGATCTCAGCGATCGAGCACCCTTGTGTGCTGGAGGCAGCGAAGAAGTGGCTGCCGAATCGTCATCGGCTGTTACCCGTGACACGGGCAGGGTTGATTGATCTGGCGTGGCTGGAGCAGGAGATGAAAAAGAATCGCCCCGCTCTCGTTGTCAGTATGGCAGCGAATAATGAGACGGGCATTCTCCAGCCTTGGAGCGAAGTGCTGGCGCTCTGTCGCGAAGCAAGCGTGCCGTTCTTTTGTGATGCGGCACAGTGGATCGGCAAGTTGCCGGGCAAAGGTTTGGGACGTTGCGATTTCGTCAGCGGATCGGCGCACAAGTTTGGTGGTCCCAGGGGAGTTGGTTTCTTGAAATGCCCCAGCAAAGGCAAGGTGCATCCGTTACTCGTAGGTGGACCACAAGAGGAAGGACGCCGTGCTGGCACTGAGAATGTCGCCGGTGTGCTATCGATGCTTACGGCATTGCGCGAGCGTGAAGGAGCGTTGGCAAATGGCGCGCATCTTGGCTTGCAAAAGGCCAGGGATGATTTCGAAAAAACTTTGCGTGAGAACTTATCTGGCAGCGATATTGTGGGTGCTGGCCAGCCACGTTTGTGGAACACCGTTTCCGTGCTGATGCCGGAGGCGGATTGCCAGCAACGCTGGGTGGTGAAACTCGACAAGGCGGGATTCGCGGTGTCTACCGGTTCGGCCTGTTCCAGCGGAAAAGAAGTGGCATCGCATGTTTTGACGGCCATGGGCTATGGTCCATCTGACTCTAGCCGCGTTTTGCGCTTTAGTTCCGGTTGGGAGACACCGATAGAAGCTTGGGAAAAGCTGAATGTCGCCCTCAGACAAGTGCAATCCGGAATGAAAAAGACTCTTTAA
- a CDS encoding response regulator → MQAESNNAIRPLVYIVDDEPMIGELVGSFLRMEGMDVEVFSQPKVALAAFQAANPKPSLLLTDFQMPEMSGLELIAACRNLHPSLKTISISGTMTTEDMESSGIKPDRFVRKPFMPSDLRKPMAELLGMELVH, encoded by the coding sequence ATGCAGGCAGAGAGCAACAATGCCATACGACCCTTGGTATACATCGTGGATGATGAACCCATGATCGGGGAACTCGTCGGGTCGTTTTTGCGGATGGAGGGCATGGACGTTGAGGTGTTTTCCCAGCCCAAAGTGGCCTTGGCCGCTTTTCAAGCTGCAAACCCCAAGCCTTCGTTACTGCTGACTGATTTCCAGATGCCGGAAATGAGCGGATTGGAACTCATCGCCGCCTGTCGCAACCTGCATCCAAGTCTTAAGACGATTTCCATCAGCGGCACCATGACCACTGAGGATATGGAATCTTCGGGCATCAAGCCGGATCGTTTCGTTCGCAAGCCATTCATGCCGTCCGATCTGCGCAAGCCGATGGCCGAATTGCTTGGAATGGAACTCGTCCATTAA